A window from Enterocloster bolteae encodes these proteins:
- a CDS encoding heparinase II/III domain-containing protein: MGDERYVQVRERAVAYAAWYEKERVTAHITENCREEAKQILAQADRLMTHTFSFEDRWDMEPCREPFTLKEMIWDRSPNGDPEWIFMLNRHEYMNKLLIAGWLTGDTSYAEKLKWFLLHWIQANPILPEGTVTTRTIDTGIRCMSWQYLLLHLLGEGLIEEREAGEILESMKDQFASLRKRYIGKYTLSNWGVLQTASICSGYLWFREYLPSDGTEDWAWKELERQIGLQVLDDGAHWEQSMMYHVEVLLACMKLLASCRAIGRIGSRTDKAGAGYGWGEPGGDGDSRKEFWRSTDWLEKAVDRMSRYVLFATGPDHVQIAQCDSDVTDVRDVMVKAAVLTGDGRYKYAGYETADLDSAWLLGSAGIAGYRAMEGRKPESRSMEAADAGHIFFRSSWEEDSHFTYLKCGPLGSGHGHADLTHISLYYRGRPVLADSGRYSYVEEEPLRPFLKSAQAHNVCVIDGESHGRPRGSWGYDSFGQSFKNYYREQGPVHYGEMAYHGCLMSGEHYLVIRKVMAVDQGIWMIVNDIRCDGSHEVKEYYHLDSAVQAARTGPGKDGTGEYWRLCCGGDVSMTVLGSRPFESEPCIISKQYNQKEKSTCLVRKTGFTDRITDWTCLLGEGTEAKKTPVFQYGSSLPEPEEQVTAMSFCISPDESWDFLVWNQETWQGGKIHYCKGVPVYAKAAAIHTINGNTTLYRLRI, from the coding sequence ATGGGTGATGAACGGTATGTACAAGTAAGAGAAAGAGCAGTGGCCTACGCAGCCTGGTATGAGAAGGAACGGGTGACCGCCCATATCACTGAAAACTGCCGGGAGGAGGCAAAACAAATTCTGGCGCAGGCAGACAGGCTCATGACGCATACATTTTCGTTTGAGGACAGATGGGATATGGAACCCTGCCGTGAACCGTTTACCCTTAAGGAAATGATATGGGACAGAAGCCCCAACGGGGATCCGGAATGGATTTTCATGCTGAACCGTCACGAATACATGAACAAACTGCTTATTGCCGGCTGGCTTACCGGCGATACGTCATATGCTGAAAAGCTGAAATGGTTCCTGCTTCATTGGATACAGGCAAACCCCATACTGCCAGAGGGAACCGTGACCACCAGGACCATTGACACGGGAATCCGGTGTATGAGCTGGCAGTATCTGCTGCTTCATCTTCTGGGAGAGGGACTTATAGAGGAAAGGGAAGCGGGTGAAATCCTGGAGAGCATGAAAGACCAGTTTGCCAGTTTGAGGAAGAGGTACATTGGAAAATATACGCTCAGCAACTGGGGTGTCCTTCAGACGGCATCCATATGCAGCGGGTACCTGTGGTTTCGCGAATATTTACCTTCAGACGGAACAGAGGACTGGGCCTGGAAGGAACTGGAACGTCAGATTGGGCTTCAGGTGCTGGATGACGGAGCCCACTGGGAGCAGTCCATGATGTATCATGTGGAGGTGCTTCTGGCCTGTATGAAGCTGCTGGCCTCCTGCCGGGCCATCGGCCGGATTGGAAGCAGGACTGATAAGGCCGGCGCGGGATATGGCTGGGGTGAACCTGGCGGGGATGGAGATAGCCGGAAAGAATTTTGGCGCAGTACAGACTGGCTGGAGAAGGCAGTTGACAGGATGAGCCGTTACGTGCTTTTTGCCACGGGACCGGATCATGTTCAGATAGCCCAATGTGACAGCGATGTTACCGATGTGAGGGATGTGATGGTGAAGGCTGCTGTTCTAACCGGTGACGGCAGGTACAAGTATGCGGGATATGAAACCGCGGACCTGGACAGCGCCTGGCTGCTAGGCAGTGCCGGAATCGCCGGATACCGCGCCATGGAAGGCAGAAAGCCGGAGAGCCGGTCCATGGAAGCAGCGGATGCCGGGCATATTTTTTTCAGAAGCAGCTGGGAGGAGGACAGCCATTTTACCTACCTGAAATGCGGTCCCCTTGGAAGCGGGCACGGACATGCGGATTTGACCCATATATCGCTCTATTACAGAGGCCGTCCCGTACTGGCGGACAGCGGCAGGTACTCCTATGTGGAGGAAGAACCGCTGCGCCCGTTTTTAAAGAGCGCCCAGGCCCACAATGTATGCGTTATAGACGGAGAATCCCATGGAAGGCCCAGGGGTTCATGGGGGTATGACAGCTTTGGACAGAGCTTTAAAAATTATTACCGGGAACAGGGGCCGGTCCATTACGGGGAAATGGCTTATCACGGATGTCTTATGTCCGGCGAACATTATCTGGTCATCCGCAAGGTGATGGCGGTGGACCAGGGAATCTGGATGATTGTCAATGATATACGCTGCGACGGCAGCCATGAGGTAAAGGAGTATTATCACCTGGACAGTGCCGTGCAGGCTGCCCGAACAGGACCGGGCAAGGACGGGACCGGGGAATACTGGAGACTATGCTGCGGCGGGGATGTGTCAATGACGGTGCTGGGATCACGCCCCTTTGAGTCAGAGCCCTGCATTATATCCAAACAATATAACCAGAAAGAAAAAAGCACCTGTCTGGTCAGGAAAACCGGCTTTACAGACCGTATCACAGACTGGACCTGTCTGTTGGGTGAGGGAACAGAGGCTAAGAAAACCCCTGTTTTCCAGTATGGAAGCAGCCTGCCTGAGCCGGAGGAACAGGTGACGGCCATGAGCTTTTGCATCTCGCCGGATGAATCCTGGGATTTCCTGGTCTGGAATCAGGAGACATGGCAGGGCGGTAAAATCCACTATTGCAAAGGGGTGCCGGTTTATGCAAAGGCAGCAGCCATTCACACCATAAATGGGAACACGACACTTTACCGATTAAGGATTTAA
- a CDS encoding LacI family DNA-binding transcriptional regulator: MKKLTINEIAERAGVSKTTVSFYLNGKINKMSEETKQRIQHIIDETGYEPSAAARAMKAKSSGVAGVILADTSEGYCARALKGIEEAASALEYQIVVGNSGLAFQHEKDYVERMLRLGVDGFIVQSTYRFGMLASDLEKKKKPVVYLDAKPYDFKGRYVKSNNYDCVYQVISECIKKGYENFLMISDGDSNISAGFENTQGYKDAIQDAWKEGATQYLQEGVKSDQVYEMLKDQIDLEKKTLIYVASPGLLQVVYQAIRRYPDYMRLFPDTLGLIGFDAEGWTRMTTPTISAIITPAYQEGVRAMEELADILDGKKTDGEVVFKNIVKWRETTL, encoded by the coding sequence ATGAAGAAGTTGACAATTAATGAGATTGCTGAACGGGCGGGTGTTTCAAAGACAACGGTGTCCTTCTATCTCAACGGCAAGATTAATAAGATGTCTGAGGAGACCAAACAGAGAATACAGCATATCATTGATGAGACCGGATATGAGCCAAGTGCTGCAGCCAGGGCCATGAAGGCCAAGAGCAGCGGCGTGGCGGGGGTCATTCTGGCGGATACGTCGGAGGGATACTGCGCCAGGGCTCTCAAAGGAATTGAGGAGGCGGCCAGTGCCCTGGAGTACCAGATTGTGGTCGGAAACAGCGGTCTCGCTTTCCAGCATGAGAAGGATTATGTGGAACGCATGCTCCGGCTGGGGGTTGACGGTTTTATAGTCCAGTCCACCTACCGCTTCGGCATGCTGGCCTCAGACCTGGAAAAAAAGAAAAAGCCCGTCGTATACCTGGATGCCAAGCCCTATGATTTCAAGGGGCGGTATGTAAAAAGCAACAATTATGACTGCGTGTACCAGGTGATTTCGGAATGCATCAAGAAGGGATATGAGAACTTTCTCATGATTTCCGACGGCGACTCCAATATCAGCGCGGGTTTTGAGAATACCCAGGGATATAAGGACGCCATTCAGGACGCCTGGAAGGAGGGCGCCACCCAGTATCTTCAGGAGGGCGTGAAGTCCGATCAGGTGTATGAAATGCTGAAGGACCAGATTGACCTGGAAAAAAAGACGCTGATTTATGTTGCCAGTCCGGGACTTTTGCAGGTGGTGTACCAGGCGATCCGCAGATACCCGGATTATATGAGGCTGTTTCCTGACACACTGGGCCTTATCGGCTTTGACGCGGAGGGATGGACCAGAATGACGACCCCAACCATTTCCGCCATCATCACGCCCGCTTATCAGGAAGGGGTCAGGGCCATGGAAGAGCTGGCCGACATCCTGGACGGCAAGAAAACAGACGGGGAAGTGGTGTTTAAGAATATAGTCAAGTGGAGGGAAACCACCCTTTGA
- a CDS encoding DeoR/GlpR family DNA-binding transcription regulator — MKASERLEIIIDEVQTNGIVRVAEISGRLGCSEVTIRNDIRKLDQQGVLKKTYGGAVRKENGLSVEFIPGEYFLNSDKKYRIAKRAYEYIEGGDSIIIDDSTTGYYLAKYIKEHAEKHLAVVTNSVLSGAELTSARHVDLFIVGGHVIGNPPAALDNITVGAMGQFHVDKAFVGVNGINLKTGLTSMGTPQMDVKREMIRVADEVYVIADSSKFGSRNLFTVCPMSEVDRVITDTEIKKEYVQTARNLGIELDLI, encoded by the coding sequence ATGAAAGCAAGCGAACGTTTAGAGATTATCATAGATGAAGTGCAGACCAACGGAATTGTCAGGGTTGCGGAAATAAGCGGGCGTCTGGGGTGTTCCGAGGTGACCATAAGGAATGACATAAGAAAGCTGGACCAGCAGGGGGTTCTTAAGAAAACATACGGGGGAGCGGTCCGCAAGGAAAACGGACTCTCGGTGGAATTCATTCCCGGAGAATATTTCCTAAACAGTGACAAAAAATACAGAATTGCCAAAAGAGCCTACGAGTATATTGAAGGCGGGGACTCAATCATCATTGACGATTCCACTACGGGATATTATCTGGCCAAATATATAAAGGAACATGCAGAGAAACATCTGGCAGTGGTGACGAATTCTGTTCTGTCCGGAGCTGAGCTGACTTCAGCCAGGCATGTGGACCTTTTTATTGTGGGAGGCCATGTCATTGGTAATCCTCCGGCTGCTCTGGATAACATAACAGTAGGAGCCATGGGGCAGTTTCATGTTGACAAGGCCTTTGTGGGGGTCAATGGAATCAATCTCAAAACGGGTCTGACTTCCATGGGAACCCCTCAGATGGATGTGAAGCGTGAAATGATACGGGTGGCGGACGAGGTTTATGTTATTGCCGACAGTTCAAAGTTTGGCAGCAGAAATCTCTTTACGGTGTGTCCTATGTCTGAGGTAGACAGGGTGATTACTGATACAGAAATAAAAAAAGAATATGTTCAGACTGCCAGGAATCTCGGCATTGAGCTGGATCTTATCTGA
- the pdxA gene encoding 4-hydroxythreonine-4-phosphate dehydrogenase PdxA translates to MKEKYKPIVGITIGDPAGIGPEIILKALGEKHIYDECRPLVIGCVNVLERAKAVLPQCSLEFNRIESVSDACFRFGSIDVLETGHYDISKLVWGKEQAAAGQIAMDSIRTSIELGLEGEIDAVTTAPINKVAIKMVGVKQAGHTEIYMDGTKAPYVLTMFDCFKMRVFHLSRHISLMNAIRYATKEHVLNDICRIDKELKRLGMETPYIAVAGINPHSGEGGLFGDEEMKEIIPAIEEARKRGINAIGPVPPDTLFSRGKNGEFDAILAMYHDQGHMPCKTLDLERTVSVTLGLPFLRCSVDHGTAFDIAGKGIATNVSMTAAIDSTVKYAKALHDAKQDENMENHDAK, encoded by the coding sequence ATGAAAGAGAAATACAAACCGATTGTAGGAATTACAATCGGAGACCCGGCGGGAATTGGGCCAGAGATTATCCTGAAGGCTTTGGGAGAGAAACATATTTATGATGAATGCAGGCCCCTTGTCATTGGCTGCGTGAATGTACTCGAAAGAGCAAAGGCAGTCCTTCCCCAATGCAGTCTGGAATTTAACAGGATTGAATCCGTGTCTGACGCCTGCTTCCGGTTTGGCTCCATAGATGTCCTTGAAACAGGACACTATGATATCTCGAAGCTGGTGTGGGGGAAGGAGCAGGCGGCCGCCGGACAGATAGCAATGGATTCCATTCGCACATCTATTGAATTAGGGTTGGAGGGAGAGATTGATGCGGTGACCACGGCTCCCATTAACAAGGTGGCTATTAAGATGGTGGGGGTAAAACAGGCTGGTCATACCGAGATTTATATGGACGGCACAAAAGCTCCGTATGTTCTGACCATGTTTGACTGCTTTAAGATGAGGGTATTCCATCTCAGCAGACATATATCACTGATGAATGCCATCCGGTATGCCACCAAGGAACATGTGCTGAACGATATATGCCGCATTGATAAAGAGTTAAAGCGCCTTGGGATGGAAACCCCGTACATTGCGGTGGCGGGCATTAATCCCCACAGCGGGGAAGGTGGGCTGTTCGGTGATGAAGAGATGAAGGAAATCATTCCTGCCATTGAGGAAGCCAGGAAACGGGGAATCAATGCAATCGGACCGGTTCCGCCGGATACATTATTTTCCAGGGGAAAAAATGGGGAATTTGATGCTATACTGGCAATGTATCATGACCAGGGCCATATGCCATGTAAGACGCTGGATTTGGAGAGGACAGTTTCAGTTACACTGGGACTTCCGTTTTTACGCTGCTCCGTGGACCATGGAACTGCATTTGATATTGCAGGGAAGGGGATTGCCACCAATGTCAGCATGACGGCAGCCATCGACTCCACTGTCAAATATGCAAAAGCCCTTCATGATGCAAAGCAGGATGAAAACATGGAAAATCATGATGCAAAATAG
- a CDS encoding four-carbon acid sugar kinase family protein, whose translation MMIGAVTDDFTGAASAGALIARSQARTGLFLDAEALEDSEEARCLDAVFVSSNSRHLKPEDAYREVCKATKALKSTGVTCFSKKIDTTLRGRIGNEIDAMLDTLGGDMVAVMVPAMPQSRRICLNGISIIDGTVLTETPIAQDVKTPVKDAFIPRLIQGQSRRKVELISIENVDRGKGTLKCAMIDARERGGQILVMDAVTLEHIDLIAQTCVELGWNVLAVDPGAFTMKLNYRRGMIKEEVSTGAEGSTGPEEKVALFVVGSANPLTKAQMKYLCSSEANVPVHVSAYMLISGQVQFEEEVNRAVGIAVNLFRQKPRPQSIIIGTALQDCVVDLNDEDLRRGYDSGTCSRLINEGLAEITGRVMELAGREQVAGLLLTGGDTMESVCRRLHVSYIEAIDHIVPQVDVGRIVGNYTGLPVVVKGGFCGGREIGMAVVSRLLSESAGCREGNGRV comes from the coding sequence ATGATGATAGGAGCTGTTACCGACGACTTTACGGGCGCAGCAAGTGCAGGCGCGCTGATTGCAAGGTCACAGGCAAGGACCGGTTTGTTTTTAGACGCTGAGGCGCTGGAGGATTCTGAGGAGGCAAGATGTCTGGATGCGGTTTTTGTAAGCAGCAACAGCAGGCATTTGAAGCCTGAGGATGCATACAGAGAGGTGTGCAAGGCAACGAAGGCCCTAAAGTCCACAGGTGTTACCTGTTTCTCTAAAAAAATAGATACAACGCTGCGCGGCAGAATTGGAAATGAAATAGACGCCATGCTGGATACTCTTGGCGGAGATATGGTTGCGGTGATGGTGCCTGCAATGCCGCAATCCAGGAGAATCTGCTTAAACGGTATATCAATCATTGACGGGACCGTGCTGACGGAAACTCCCATTGCCCAGGATGTAAAAACCCCGGTAAAGGATGCATTTATTCCAAGACTGATTCAGGGACAGAGCAGACGAAAAGTCGAGTTGATTTCCATAGAAAATGTGGACAGAGGTAAGGGAACTCTTAAATGTGCCATGATAGATGCCCGGGAGCGAGGAGGGCAGATACTGGTAATGGATGCCGTCACTTTGGAGCATATAGACCTGATCGCGCAGACCTGTGTGGAATTGGGGTGGAATGTACTGGCTGTGGACCCGGGTGCGTTTACCATGAAACTGAATTACCGCAGGGGGATGATAAAGGAGGAGGTTTCAACGGGGGCAGAGGGCAGTACGGGGCCGGAGGAAAAGGTGGCATTATTTGTGGTGGGCAGCGCAAATCCGCTGACTAAAGCACAGATGAAGTATTTGTGCAGCAGTGAGGCCAATGTACCTGTCCACGTATCTGCGTACATGCTGATAAGCGGACAGGTACAATTCGAGGAAGAAGTGAACCGGGCTGTTGGAATTGCAGTAAATCTGTTCCGGCAGAAACCAAGGCCTCAGTCCATTATCATAGGGACAGCCCTGCAGGACTGCGTGGTGGATCTGAATGATGAGGACCTTAGGCGCGGATATGATTCCGGTACCTGTTCAAGACTCATTAATGAAGGACTTGCAGAGATTACGGGGAGAGTGATGGAGCTGGCGGGCCGGGAGCAGGTGGCAGGACTTCTGCTGACCGGAGGGGATACCATGGAGAGCGTGTGCCGCAGGCTTCATGTTTCCTACATAGAAGCCATTGATCATATAGTTCCCCAGGTTGATGTGGGCCGTATCGTGGGAAACTATACCGGATTGCCGGTTGTGGTGAAAGGTGGATTCTGCGGCGGCAGGGAGATAGGAATGGCTGTTGTGAGTCGGTTATTGTCTGAGTCGGCCGGATGTCGGGAAGGAAACGGGAGGGTATAG
- a CDS encoding 3-keto-5-aminohexanoate cleavage protein, which yields MKKVIIEARVNEYAMRDMNPNVPWTVQELVDEAQRVREAGASIMHFHARTAAGEPNNHAEVYAEIIEKVREKTDILLLPTLGFNSNDKDSSRIKIISELAKKESTKPDIIPLDTGSVNLDQYDEEKGCFTESDSIYTNSTSTLEFCAREMLNYKIKVKMTCWDVGFVRRGRKLIDMGLITKPGYFLFHLTEGKYITGHPCTVSGVDAMRSVLPDEPCYWSANCLGGNLLNVAPHVLKNGGGLAIGIGDYHYKELGAPKNAELIKRAADMAREVDREIASPDEVKAFFNMN from the coding sequence ATGAAAAAGGTTATTATAGAAGCCCGTGTAAACGAATATGCAATGAGGGACATGAATCCTAACGTGCCGTGGACCGTACAGGAACTTGTGGACGAAGCACAGCGTGTAAGGGAGGCTGGTGCATCCATCATGCATTTTCACGCAAGGACAGCTGCCGGGGAGCCTAATAATCACGCGGAAGTGTATGCTGAAATCATAGAAAAGGTGCGGGAGAAGACAGACATTTTACTATTGCCAACACTTGGCTTTAACAGCAATGATAAGGACAGCTCGCGTATCAAAATCATATCCGAACTGGCAAAGAAGGAATCCACGAAGCCGGATATCATTCCTCTGGATACAGGAAGCGTGAACCTGGACCAATATGACGAAGAAAAGGGCTGCTTCACGGAGTCTGATTCCATCTATACGAATTCAACCAGTACGCTGGAGTTTTGCGCCAGGGAGATGCTTAATTATAAAATAAAGGTAAAAATGACCTGCTGGGATGTGGGATTTGTGAGAAGAGGAAGAAAGCTGATTGATATGGGCCTTATCACAAAGCCGGGATATTTCCTGTTTCATCTGACAGAGGGCAAGTACATAACAGGACATCCCTGTACGGTCAGCGGCGTGGATGCTATGCGAAGCGTGCTTCCTGATGAACCATGTTACTGGAGTGCAAACTGTCTGGGAGGGAATCTTCTGAATGTGGCTCCGCATGTACTGAAAAATGGCGGGGGCCTGGCAATTGGTATTGGGGATTATCACTATAAGGAACTGGGCGCTCCGAAAAACGCAGAATTAATTAAGCGTGCGGCTGATATGGCCCGCGAAGTTGACAGGGAGATTGCAAGTCCGGACGAAGTAAAGGCATTTTTTAATATGAATTAA